In Hermetia illucens chromosome 1, iHerIll2.2.curated.20191125, whole genome shotgun sequence, one genomic interval encodes:
- the LOC119655488 gene encoding collagen alpha-1(I) chain-like, with amino-acid sequence MLTLTKLFLICAIFALSSGSPYYDTDGEIIQIVPRQPKVGVGIVSGSGGGHSGGGYIGIGPPGPPGPPGAPGKRGPPGEKGRDGRKGDRGIAGPPGPHGRDGRPGAPGRDGEKGPRGPDGSPGRPGEPGLRGPPGRDGAQGPQGPQGERGLPGTPGPRGPRGPQGIRGRRGYPGPVGAQGPEGPAGP; translated from the exons ATGTTGACTTTAACGAAACTGTTTCTCATCT GTGCTATTTTCGCACTTTCCTCGGGATCACCATACTATGATACGGATGGAGAGATAATTCAGATTGTACCAAGACAACCGAAAGTTGGAGTTGGAATTGTTAGTGGTAGTGGAGGTGGTCATAGTGGTGGTGGTTATATTGGAATAGGTCCACCAGGACCTCCAGGCCCTCCTGGAGCACCAGGAAAACGCGGACCACCAGGCGAGAAAGGTCGTGATGGGCGAAAAGGTGATCGTGGAATTGCAGGCCCACCAGGACCACACGGACGTGACGGACGACCTGGCGCACCCGGCAGAGATGGTGAAAAGGGTCCACGGGGACCAGACGGTAGCCCAGGCCGTCCCGGTGAACCAGGCCTTCGGGGACCACCTGGACGTGATGGTGCACAAGGACCACAAGGACCCCAAGGAGAACGAGGATTACCAGGAACACCAGGACCACGGGGCCCAAGAGGTCCACAGGGAATTCGCGGACGAAGAGGTTATCCAGGACCAGTAGGAGCACAAGGACCAGAGGGTCCAGCTGGTCCATAA